TCCCCGGGGTCCCCATCATCGAGGTAGTCGCGCTCGGCTCGCCGGATCGCCCTGTAGCGCTCGAATGCCACCCGTTCGTCTTCGACGCCCAGAATCGTCTTGAGCGTGCTGCCCCGGAACGTGTGGCTCATCATCCTGTGCCCGTGGCGCAGGACGAAGAGCGGGCTTTGCCGCAACACGGCGGGCAGGTGGTGGACCTTCATCCAGCGCTCGGCGCTCCAGCGCTGGAACTCGATCTCCTCGGCCGCCAGGTGCTCGCTGCGCACGACCGCCGTCGTCCCGTCGTACTCCTCGAGCCGCTCGCTGATGATCAGTCCGCGGTCGCGGAAGTCCGCCGTCATGGGGGTGCCGGGGTACGGTGTCGGGTGCTGGATGTAGGGCCAGTCGACATGGCGACGCGCGAACTCCAGGTTCGCCTCGATCGATTCACGGGTGTCCCCGGGGTTCCCGACGATCAGGCCGCCGACGACGTACATCTTGTTGCGGTGCAGGTGATCGATGGCGGTGAGGGTGGCGTTGCCCACGACGTGCCCATTCTTCCGCTCCCGGTTCTTGGACGAGGCGCGCAGGAACTCGAGGTCGTCCTCCAGGATATTCTCGATGCCGAGAAACACGTAGCGGAAGCCCGCCTGGCGCATCAGCGGCGCCAGCGTCTCGCCATGGTTCGCGATGGACGAGGTCATCGCCTGGACGATGTAGCGGATCGAGTTCAGCTTCGCCTCGATGATGGCGCGGCAGAAGGCCTCGAAGCGCCGGACATCCAGGGTGATATTGTCATCGACGATGAAGACGGCTCGTGCCCCGTGTGCGCGGGCGTCGTGGATGTCATCGAGCACGCGTCCGAATTCGAAGGTGTGGAAGTTCCGGCCTCGCATCGCGATGATCGAGCAGAAACTGCAGTCGAACGTGCACCCGCGCGAGGTCTCGATCACGTCGACCGGCCACCCGAGCAGCGTGTAACCCCGCAGCACGCGTGCGCCCCGCTTCGGAGGGCGCAGCTCGCCGGTGCGCAGGCGGTTCACGGGCCGGTCGGGATTGCGGCGGAAGCCGTCCCCGCTGCGGTAGGTTAGGCCCGCGATGCTCTCCCGTCCGTCTCCCGTCTCGATCGCCCGCACCAGATCCCGAAAGGTGATCTCCCCTTCACCGCGCACGATGAAGTCGGCGCCGCCCGCCGACGTAACCGCATAGGCCTCCGGCGCCAGGCTCGGATCGTAGCCTCCGACCACGATGCGGGCCTGGGGCCGCAGCGACCGGACGAGCTCCATGATCTTCTTCGCGGTCCTGCGCTGAAAGGTCATGATCGAGAGGCCCACGATGTCCGGATTCAGGTCGCCGATGAGCTGGCAAATTGTCCGGCGGACTCGGTCCTGTACCAGGATGAGATCCGCGACCGAGACCCTGTGGTGCGGATCGACGTTCCCTGCCAGGGAGGTCAGCGCGCCGTTCGGCATCCGAATCCCGACCGGTGGCATGTGCTCGAAGGAGTCTGGCATGGACAGGAGAAGAATGTTCATGCGAGTTGTCCTGCTACTCGGTCAGGTCCGATCGCCCGCGGCCAACCACGATGAGGCTGATATTGTACGTCCCCTGGTGCATCCGGCCCAACCGAACGTCGAGACAGCGCTCGCCCGATGCGCCAGCCGCGTCCAGAAAATAGGATCCGATGCCCTGCTCCGGGCTGGAAAGCGGTCACACCACCCCACCCAACCCAGTCCAAAGGCCCGAGGGGAGGTCATCCCCGTCAGGAGGATGTGATGCGAACCTTTGATGTTCAGAGCGTGGGAATCGAGCGCGGAGCGGAAGACGTGTTTGCGTACTTGGCCGATGCGGCGACGCTGCCGCGGTGGACGAGCGCATTCAAGACAGTCTCGGGCGGGCGTGCTACGCTCATGACGCCCGGCGGCTCGTTCGATGTCGGTCTCGAGGTGCGGGCGTCCCGCGCCCAGGGCACCGTGGACTGGGTCATGACTTTTCCCGATGGAAGCGTCGCGAAGGCGTACTCGCGGGTGATCGAGTTGCAGCCGGACCGCTCCCTCTACTGCTTTGTCCTGACATCTCCACCGGTTCCGCTCGAGCTCCTCGAAGGAGCGCTCGATCAGCAGTCGAGGACCTTGCGCGCCGAGCTGGAACGATTGCGGATGCTTCTCGGCCGAGGATCCTCCGCCGGAGAGGCGCGGAGGTGACCCTGTCGACACAGCAGGAAGAGGCTCCGCTCGAGGATCTCGTTGCTTCCGCCCGCACCGGAGACCGGACGAGCCTCGAAGCGATCGTTTCCCGGATCCAGGACAAGATCTACGGCCTTTCGCTGAGGATGCTCTGGCACCCGGAAGACGCCCGCGACGCCACGCAGGAGATCCTGATGCGCGTCATCACGGGACTGGCCGGCTTCCGAGGCGAGAGCTCCTTCCTGACCTGGGTCTATCGTGTGGCTGCGAACTACCTCCTTACAGCCCGGCGGAGCCGTCTCGAGGAGCAACAGATGACCTTCGAGATGTTCGCGCGCGATCTCGACGCAGGGCTCTCGGAAGGGCCATCCACCATCGAGACGCCGGTCGAGGAGGCCCTCCTGCTCGAAGAGGTGAAAGTCGGCTGCACGCTGGGTATGCTCTCGTGCCTCGACCGGCCACATCGTCTGGCATACATCGTGGGAGAGATCCTGGAGCTGGACGGCCCCGATGCGGCGCGGATCCTCGAGATCGACCCGCCCACGTACCGCAAGCGCCTGTCACGCGCCAGACAGGACATCGTCGCGTTCATGAACGCGAGGTGCGGTCTCGTCAGTCCAGATCGCTCCTGCCGGTGCCGGCTCCGGGTGCGTCGCGCCATCGAGCTGGGACGTGTCGACCCCCGGAATCTCCGCTTCGTGTCCAACGCCGACAGGGCGCGGCGCTTCGCTCCCGTGCTCGCCGAGATCCGGCGCCTCACACGGACCCGGCGCGCGGCCGCCCTGTACCGCTCGCATCCCGATCCTGCGGCGCCGGAGAGTCTCGCCCGGAAGATCCGGCTGCTCCTCGCCTCCCACATCTGACGGTGTCGCCGGCACGCGTTGGCAGTCAATACACGGTCATCTTGCCGGGCAGATACCGTATCAGGCCCGCGCGGTAAAGAATTCTCCTCGATTCCCCCGCTCGCAAAGTGAAGTGAACCGTGTTCTTCCCGCACTCCGGAGAAAAGAGCCAGGGATATGAAACCGAAATTTCGCAATCTCCCGGCGGTAATTCGAAAGAGTGCACACCCCATGGCCGGCGTTCTTTCTTTCCATTGATCGTGACAGTCGGGACGCACAGCCGGTAAATGAATGCCAATGGCGAATGGGTCACCGACACCACCACCGAAGCTCTGCGATGGTCCATTTCGGCCATAATCCTG
This portion of the Candidatus Polarisedimenticolia bacterium genome encodes:
- a CDS encoding radical SAM protein; this encodes MNILLLSMPDSFEHMPPVGIRMPNGALTSLAGNVDPHHRVSVADLILVQDRVRRTICQLIGDLNPDIVGLSIMTFQRRTAKKIMELVRSLRPQARIVVGGYDPSLAPEAYAVTSAGGADFIVRGEGEITFRDLVRAIETGDGRESIAGLTYRSGDGFRRNPDRPVNRLRTGELRPPKRGARVLRGYTLLGWPVDVIETSRGCTFDCSFCSIIAMRGRNFHTFEFGRVLDDIHDARAHGARAVFIVDDNITLDVRRFEAFCRAIIEAKLNSIRYIVQAMTSSIANHGETLAPLMRQAGFRYVFLGIENILEDDLEFLRASSKNRERKNGHVVGNATLTAIDHLHRNKMYVVGGLIVGNPGDTRESIEANLEFARRHVDWPYIQHPTPYPGTPMTADFRDRGLIISERLEEYDGTTAVVRSEHLAAEEIEFQRWSAERWMKVHHLPAVLRQSPLFVLRHGHRMMSHTFRGSTLKTILGVEDERVAFERYRAIRRAERDYLDDGDPGEAPPRSLPARDLLN
- a CDS encoding SRPBCC family protein — its product is MRTFDVQSVGIERGAEDVFAYLADAATLPRWTSAFKTVSGGRATLMTPGGSFDVGLEVRASRAQGTVDWVMTFPDGSVAKAYSRVIELQPDRSLYCFVLTSPPVPLELLEGALDQQSRTLRAELERLRMLLGRGSSAGEARR
- a CDS encoding RNA polymerase sigma factor; this encodes MTLSTQQEEAPLEDLVASARTGDRTSLEAIVSRIQDKIYGLSLRMLWHPEDARDATQEILMRVITGLAGFRGESSFLTWVYRVAANYLLTARRSRLEEQQMTFEMFARDLDAGLSEGPSTIETPVEEALLLEEVKVGCTLGMLSCLDRPHRLAYIVGEILELDGPDAARILEIDPPTYRKRLSRARQDIVAFMNARCGLVSPDRSCRCRLRVRRAIELGRVDPRNLRFVSNADRARRFAPVLAEIRRLTRTRRAAALYRSHPDPAAPESLARKIRLLLASHI